In Desulfovibrio psychrotolerans, a single window of DNA contains:
- a CDS encoding HprK-related kinase B, whose product MTAATPNAAPTAHASLTDHMLAIRHTLPVHCGLLLRVGDLTISVRTNNDALATALRRYFSEFLEPETESGAPQTPPDILITAHETDDRELPFPLPGPFLVKTPDPGKAKIKEEWLDLPDGRIVRKRITGMHFLFGDAGNVAVGACLANDNQVINFINNRYLEHMLDRGCLLGHAAGVMHHGRGISLAGFSGMGKSTLALHLMSKGTTFVSNDRVLLRVNAEEPEGLPTMLGIPKQPRINPGTALHNPDLRDIIAPQDRERFLALSTTDLWHLEHKYDAIIEECYGKGRFALQAPMNALVILNWSRTGQPVAVNVVDPLTRRDLLPAFMKSTGLFYRPCSPDYTEPSESAYAQVLARTTVLEVTGGVDFDAAADICLSFMRTGSL is encoded by the coding sequence ATGACAGCCGCCACCCCCAACGCCGCCCCCACGGCCCACGCCTCACTCACGGACCACATGCTGGCCATCCGCCACACCCTGCCCGTGCACTGCGGCCTGCTCCTGCGCGTGGGCGACCTCACCATCAGCGTGCGCACAAACAATGATGCCCTTGCCACAGCCCTGCGCCGCTACTTCAGCGAATTTCTGGAACCGGAGACAGAGAGCGGTGCCCCGCAGACGCCCCCGGACATACTCATCACCGCGCACGAAACCGATGACCGCGAGCTTCCCTTCCCCCTGCCCGGTCCCTTTCTGGTCAAAACCCCGGACCCCGGAAAGGCCAAGATAAAGGAAGAATGGCTCGACCTGCCGGACGGACGCATAGTCCGCAAGCGCATCACGGGCATGCATTTCCTGTTCGGCGATGCAGGCAACGTGGCAGTAGGCGCATGCCTTGCCAACGATAATCAGGTCATCAACTTCATAAACAACCGCTATCTGGAACACATGCTGGACAGGGGCTGCCTGCTGGGCCATGCCGCAGGCGTCATGCACCATGGCCGGGGTATCTCGCTGGCGGGCTTTTCGGGCATGGGCAAATCCACACTGGCTCTGCACCTCATGAGCAAGGGCACCACCTTTGTCAGCAACGACAGGGTTCTTCTGCGCGTCAATGCCGAAGAGCCGGAAGGCCTGCCCACCATGCTCGGCATCCCCAAACAGCCGCGCATCAATCCCGGTACGGCGCTGCACAACCCGGACCTGCGCGACATCATCGCCCCGCAGGACCGCGAACGCTTCCTCGCCCTGTCCACCACCGACCTGTGGCATCTGGAACACAAATACGATGCCATCATAGAAGAATGTTACGGCAAAGGCCGCTTTGCCCTGCAAGCCCCCATGAATGCGCTGGTCATACTAAACTGGAGCCGCACCGGGCAGCCCGTGGCCGTAAACGTGGTAGATCCCCTCACGCGGCGCGATCTGCTCCCGGCTTTCATGAAGTCCACAGGCCTGTTCTACCGCCCGTGCTCACCGGACTATACGGAACCTTCGGAATCCGCCTACGCGCAAGTTCTTGCGCGCACTACCGTGCTGGAGGTTACGGGCGGCGTGGACTTTGATGCGGCGGCAGATATCTGCCTCTCCTTCATGCGCACGGGTTCCCTGTAA
- a CDS encoding LysR family transcriptional regulator ArgP, giving the protein MLDNRLMQALAAVVQEGGFEKAASRLHITQSAVSQRIRSLEDAMGQPLLVRASPVRPTEAGQRLLAHYRRVRHLEDDLLATFRSSSPSDAMDTPVVMPLAVNEDSLATWFLPVLRPFLASRPVLLDIYTDDQEVTHALLRTGVVTGCISSLATPIQGCRCVPLGRMDYQCLATPQFVSRWFPHGVEEQALRRAPAVTFNRKDLLHCRFAALWGVEDNGFPPHYVPSSSQFVEMIRAGHAYGMVPHPQGNPLLHSGELIPLAPHHAVPVSLYWHHWNLGTSLLEELSETLVQGCRKHLL; this is encoded by the coding sequence ATGCTGGATAACAGACTTATGCAGGCGCTTGCCGCTGTGGTGCAGGAAGGCGGGTTTGAAAAGGCCGCATCGCGGCTGCACATCACGCAGTCCGCCGTCTCGCAGCGTATCCGGTCGCTGGAAGATGCCATGGGGCAGCCGCTGCTTGTACGCGCCTCTCCCGTGCGCCCTACCGAAGCCGGACAACGCCTGCTGGCTCACTACCGCCGCGTGCGCCATCTGGAAGACGACCTGCTGGCAACCTTCCGGTCTTCTTCCCCGTCAGACGCAATGGACACGCCTGTGGTCATGCCCCTCGCCGTGAACGAAGACAGCCTCGCCACATGGTTTCTGCCTGTACTGCGTCCGTTTCTGGCTAGCCGCCCCGTGCTGCTGGACATCTACACCGATGATCAGGAAGTCACCCACGCCCTGCTGCGTACCGGCGTGGTCACAGGCTGCATAAGCAGCCTTGCCACCCCCATACAGGGCTGCCGCTGTGTGCCCTTGGGCAGAATGGATTACCAGTGCCTCGCCACCCCGCAGTTCGTGTCCCGCTGGTTCCCGCACGGGGTGGAAGAACAGGCACTGCGCCGTGCCCCCGCCGTCACCTTCAACCGCAAGGACCTGCTGCACTGCCGCTTCGCCGCCCTGTGGGGCGTGGAAGATAACGGCTTTCCCCCGCACTATGTCCCCTCATCCAGCCAGTTCGTGGAGATGATCCGCGCAGGGCATGCCTACGGCATGGTGCCCCACCCGCAGGGCAACCCGCTGCTGCATTCAGGCGAGCTCATCCCCCTTGCTCCGCACCACGCCGTTCCGGTCAGCCTCTACTGGCACCACTGGAATCTCGGCACCTCACTGCTTGAAGAGCTTTCCGAAACCCTTGTGCAGGGATGCCGGAAGCATCTGCTGTAA
- a CDS encoding GAK system CofD-like protein — MDRPTRLTVTRETTLPDPLKLERFRHAPQLGPRILFFSGGTALRSVARHLTGYTHNSIHLITPFDSGGSSAVLRNAFHMPAVGDVRNRLMALADQTIQGNPEIFDLFAHRLDPLAPPEALQAELASLATGRHRLIRCITDPMRKIIRNHFHIFTDHMPPGFDLRGASLGNLVLTAGFLSNRRHLDPVIYLFSKLVEVRGTVRPVTGKYGHLAVRLADGTVITGQHNFTGKATAPVSSPIEDIWITEALPDRQETEASPNQGAPDIPAPIRPATRSVIRPAIRSKTRQLIGSADLICYPMGSFYSSLIATLLPAGVGQAVAQSGKPKIFIPNTGTDPELLGHDLGMQVERLLHHLHASCAAPCKATSPTGEMDEMGEKGDTGTQAPPATADADLLSFVLVDSKNGVYPGTAASLDRQALAARGITVLDRQLVSKVSAPYIDETLLNPVLLSLC; from the coding sequence ATGGACCGCCCGACACGCCTTACGGTCACCCGCGAGACCACCCTGCCGGACCCGCTCAAGCTGGAACGCTTCCGCCATGCTCCGCAACTTGGCCCCCGCATCCTCTTCTTCAGCGGTGGCACGGCACTGCGGAGTGTTGCGCGCCATCTCACCGGCTACACCCACAACTCCATCCACCTGATCACCCCCTTCGATTCCGGCGGCAGCTCCGCCGTGCTGCGCAACGCCTTCCACATGCCGGCCGTGGGCGACGTGCGCAACCGCCTTATGGCACTGGCGGATCAGACCATTCAGGGCAACCCGGAGATATTCGACCTCTTCGCCCACCGGCTGGACCCCCTTGCGCCGCCGGAGGCCCTGCAGGCAGAACTTGCTTCCCTGGCAACAGGCAGGCACAGGCTCATCCGGTGCATCACAGACCCCATGCGCAAGATCATCCGCAATCACTTCCACATCTTCACCGACCACATGCCCCCCGGCTTCGACCTGCGCGGGGCCAGCCTCGGCAATCTTGTGCTCACGGCAGGCTTCCTGAGCAACCGGCGGCATCTGGACCCGGTGATCTACCTGTTCTCCAAACTGGTGGAGGTGCGCGGCACCGTGCGGCCCGTCACCGGCAAATACGGCCATCTGGCGGTACGCCTCGCGGACGGCACGGTTATAACCGGGCAGCACAACTTCACCGGCAAGGCCACCGCCCCTGTCAGCAGCCCCATAGAGGACATCTGGATTACGGAAGCCCTGCCCGATCGTCAGGAAACCGAAGCCTCGCCAAATCAGGGCGCGCCCGACATTCCCGCCCCTATCCGGCCCGCCACCCGATCTGTCATCCGGCCCGCCATCCGGTCAAAAACCCGCCAGCTCATTGGTTCCGCAGACCTCATCTGCTATCCCATGGGCAGCTTCTATTCCAGCCTCATCGCCACCCTGCTGCCCGCAGGCGTGGGACAGGCCGTGGCGCAGAGCGGGAAACCCAAAATTTTCATCCCCAACACAGGCACCGACCCGGAACTTCTGGGCCACGACCTCGGCATGCAGGTGGAAAGGCTCCTCCACCATCTGCATGCAAGCTGCGCCGCCCCCTGCAAAGCAACGTCTCCCACGGGCGAAATGGACGAAATGGGTGAAAAGGGCGATACGGGCACTCAGGCCCCGCCCGCAACGGCAGATGCCGACCTGCTCTCCTTCGTGCTCGTGGATTCCAAAAACGGCGTCTATCCGGGCACCGCTGCCTCGCTGGACAGGCAGGCACTGGCTGCCCGCGGCATTACCGTGCTGGACCGGCAGCTCGTAAGCAAAGTGAGCGCGCCATACATAGACGAAACCCTGCTCAATCCCGTGCTGCTCTCGCTGTGCTAG
- a CDS encoding LysE/ArgO family amino acid transporter codes for MGGGLIVAIGAQNAFVFSQAVRRNNALLVALLCSLCDAVLIGVGVTGIGAAVAANPVLGRWSAWLGALFLFWYGLGALRSALRGGCLEDEARVLVTARATVMATLAITLLNPHVYLDTVVLLGAVSGQYAQDARYVFGAGAATASVLWFFTLALGGGMMAPLFRSRGAWRVLDGVVCATMWGIGMRLALHGMSL; via the coding sequence ATGGGCGGAGGTTTGATAGTCGCCATAGGGGCGCAGAACGCGTTTGTATTTTCGCAGGCAGTGCGCCGGAATAACGCACTGCTGGTGGCCCTGCTGTGCAGTCTGTGCGATGCCGTGCTCATAGGGGTGGGAGTGACCGGCATAGGCGCTGCTGTTGCCGCCAACCCTGTGCTGGGGCGTTGGAGCGCATGGCTGGGGGCGCTTTTCCTGTTCTGGTACGGGCTGGGGGCGTTGCGCTCTGCCCTGCGGGGCGGCTGCCTTGAGGACGAGGCACGGGTTCTTGTCACAGCGCGGGCTACGGTCATGGCCACGCTGGCCATTACGCTGCTGAATCCGCACGTGTATCTGGATACGGTGGTGCTGCTGGGCGCGGTGAGCGGACAGTATGCGCAGGATGCCCGGTATGTGTTCGGGGCGGGAGCGGCCACCGCCTCTGTTCTCTGGTTTTTCACGCTGGCGCTGGGCGGGGGCATGATGGCCCCGCTGTTCCGGTCACGCGGGGCGTGGCGGGTGCTGGATGGAGTGGTCTGCGCCACCATGTGGGGCATTGGCATGCGGCTGGCGCTGCACGGCATGTCTTTGTAA
- a CDS encoding PAS domain-containing sensor histidine kinase encodes MHSTPRAAHGLFAGPPPAPVLWFLRQISDSASGGNALDLTYAAGALTPLLDYPRRELLQRLTEALSSPQSLAVLEEQMRLQQRGVFTPYTLRLPSAKGLPVDIQVCPRTILLPDGTEAITATLAPAPAGLEEQRTMQAERARLLSLLDRLPAYVALIAPDHSIRYANQTFRELFGPPGNRPCYAAIREESTPCADCPPFDAFDTGSLSICEWTSPASGRSFRIYTYPFTDVDRTPLVLKLGMDITQSKQVQEALALSEERYRSITDNLAVGIAVIDANMRITAANPLFSRWFSPAPSSLKGGTQDDAARREAETLETLLRIVPKECASVPADNISPSGNIPPSGSTTPSGTTTPSGSITPFGTAEGTPENGNTPADLILRTFADGQVHEQEFSCRLHTAHCAGSVTSHNTTNNADHAFRITACPIRGTAGDVPSVIVLLEDITERKRVAERLNRVRQLEAMGTLAAGIAHEINQPLSALRLYASGLEMLMEQQRTIAPETLLSRLGWILREADNIHEIIAHMRSLVMQQDAPPTGSACLNKAVERALSLVGAQLTAHGIRVDLCLTPFLPEALANPVQLEQVVINLVVNAMHALDTVEASGQDKWIRITTGQTQDDALRLEVRDNGPGLQGLESRVFDPFFTTKEAGGGMGLGLSIVHTFVEAWLGEIAIVPPPEGTGAVFVVRLHAAGHAAQIPAPGATPNVP; translated from the coding sequence ATGCACAGCACCCCGCGCGCCGCACACGGTCTTTTTGCAGGCCCTCCCCCTGCCCCGGTGCTGTGGTTCCTGCGCCAGATAAGCGACTCCGCCTCCGGCGGCAATGCGCTGGACCTTACCTACGCCGCCGGAGCACTCACCCCCCTGCTGGATTATCCGCGCCGCGAACTGCTGCAACGGCTCACAGAAGCCCTTTCCTCGCCACAGTCTCTCGCCGTGCTGGAAGAGCAGATGCGCCTTCAGCAGCGGGGCGTTTTCACGCCCTACACCCTGCGCCTGCCGTCCGCCAAAGGGCTGCCTGTGGATATACAGGTCTGCCCTCGCACCATCCTCCTGCCGGACGGCACAGAAGCCATAACCGCCACCCTTGCCCCCGCCCCGGCAGGGCTTGAGGAACAGCGCACCATGCAGGCGGAACGTGCGCGCCTGCTCTCCCTGCTGGACAGGCTCCCCGCCTACGTGGCACTCATCGCGCCGGACCACTCCATCCGCTACGCCAACCAGACCTTCCGCGAACTGTTCGGCCCGCCCGGCAACCGGCCCTGCTATGCAGCCATACGGGAAGAATCAACCCCCTGCGCCGACTGCCCTCCCTTCGACGCCTTCGACACCGGCAGCCTGTCCATATGCGAATGGACAAGCCCTGCCAGCGGGCGGTCCTTCCGCATATACACCTACCCGTTCACCGATGTGGACCGCACCCCGCTGGTGCTCAAGCTGGGCATGGACATCACGCAGAGCAAACAGGTGCAGGAAGCCCTTGCCCTTTCGGAAGAGCGCTACCGGTCCATTACCGACAACCTTGCGGTGGGCATAGCCGTCATTGATGCCAACATGCGCATCACCGCCGCCAATCCGCTGTTCTCCCGCTGGTTCAGCCCTGCGCCAAGCTCATTAAAGGGCGGCACACAAGACGATGCTGCCCGCCGTGAGGCGGAAACACTGGAAACCCTGCTCCGCATTGTGCCCAAGGAGTGCGCTTCCGTCCCGGCCGACAATATATCTCCGTCCGGCAATATCCCCCCGTCCGGCAGCACTACTCCATCCGGCACCACCACTCCGTCCGGCAGCATTACTCCGTTCGGCACTGCGGAAGGGACTCCGGAAAACGGCAACACCCCGGCAGACCTCATCCTGCGCACCTTTGCAGACGGGCAGGTCCACGAACAGGAATTTTCCTGCCGCCTGCATACCGCGCACTGCGCAGGCAGCGTAACCAGCCATAATACAACAAATAACGCGGACCACGCCTTCCGCATCACGGCCTGTCCCATCCGGGGCACGGCGGGCGATGTGCCCTCCGTCATCGTGCTGCTGGAAGACATTACCGAACGCAAGCGCGTGGCGGAACGGCTGAACCGTGTCCGGCAACTGGAAGCCATGGGCACCCTCGCCGCAGGCATCGCCCACGAGATAAATCAACCCCTCTCCGCCCTGCGCCTTTACGCCAGCGGGCTGGAAATGCTGATGGAACAGCAGCGCACCATCGCGCCGGAAACGCTTCTCTCACGGCTGGGCTGGATTCTGCGCGAAGCGGACAACATCCACGAAATCATCGCGCACATGCGTTCACTGGTCATGCAGCAGGATGCGCCGCCCACAGGCAGCGCCTGCCTGAACAAGGCCGTGGAACGCGCGCTGAGTCTGGTGGGAGCACAGCTCACCGCCCACGGCATCCGTGTGGACCTGTGCCTTACCCCTTTCCTGCCGGAAGCCCTTGCCAATCCGGTGCAGCTGGAACAGGTTGTGATCAACCTCGTGGTCAACGCCATGCACGCACTGGACACCGTGGAGGCTTCAGGGCAGGACAAGTGGATACGCATCACCACAGGACAAACGCAGGATGATGCCCTGCGTCTGGAGGTGCGGGACAACGGCCCCGGCCTGCAAGGGCTGGAATCCCGCGTCTTCGACCCCTTCTTCACCACCAAGGAGGCGGGCGGCGGCATGGGGTTGGGCCTTTCCATCGTCCACACCTTTGTGGAGGCATGGCTGGGCGAGATCGCCATCGTTCCTCCGCCGGAGGGCACGGGGGCGGTGTTCGTGGTCCGGCTGCATGCGGCCGGGCACGCAGCCCAAATCCCTGCCCCCGGGGCAACCCCCAATGTACCCTAA
- a CDS encoding TolC family protein encodes MKRNLPVLLMLACLVMGNAGLANAKGLSDLLPGLLEQHERVLAKESQVEASAHGVDVSRSGWFPRLDFVSDVASEQTGKPGSQQDDYTNRVRNMQQLRGRQLLYDFDATSKRVEQSENLLERSRMEMDATSQDLLLEGIGAFLDVYKAYKRLEYATRSEERIKQQTGIEETLVQRGAGVSSDVLQAKQQLLGAMALRVNIEGELAKATAHFRAVFGYEPELDEVREFEKPVLPSDRLPANADEAVTIAIEDNPVLKAAAASVEAGAKQVEIDRTRFYPTFNLFAEARRRENDNGDSGVRDNSAVGVEMAWNLFSGFGDESQLRASRASVAQARYAQADLRRSIEQNVRTAWQDLRTNRRNATLLREQTDILGEFMDLAKRERTLGTRSLLDVLVAEVNYINAVSAALAAEADAIRSGYATLHAMGKLEVSLFTK; translated from the coding sequence GTGAAAAGAAACCTGCCTGTGTTGCTGATGCTGGCCTGTCTGGTGATGGGAAATGCCGGATTGGCCAATGCCAAGGGGCTTTCTGACCTGCTGCCCGGATTGCTGGAGCAGCACGAGAGAGTGCTGGCCAAGGAAAGTCAGGTGGAGGCATCTGCCCATGGGGTGGACGTGAGCCGTTCCGGATGGTTTCCCCGGCTGGATTTTGTGAGCGACGTGGCCAGCGAGCAGACCGGCAAGCCCGGCAGCCAGCAGGACGACTATACCAACCGCGTGCGCAATATGCAGCAGTTGCGGGGCAGGCAGCTCCTGTATGATTTTGACGCCACTTCCAAGCGTGTGGAACAATCTGAGAATCTGCTGGAACGCAGCCGGATGGAGATGGATGCCACCAGTCAGGACCTGCTGCTGGAGGGTATTGGCGCGTTTCTGGACGTGTACAAGGCCTATAAGCGGCTGGAGTATGCCACCCGTTCCGAGGAGCGCATCAAGCAGCAGACCGGTATTGAAGAAACGCTGGTGCAGCGCGGGGCCGGGGTTTCATCTGACGTGTTGCAGGCCAAGCAGCAGTTGCTGGGCGCCATGGCACTGCGCGTGAATATAGAGGGCGAACTTGCCAAGGCAACAGCGCATTTCCGGGCCGTGTTCGGATATGAACCGGAGCTTGACGAGGTGAGGGAGTTTGAAAAGCCCGTGCTGCCTTCCGACAGGCTGCCCGCTAACGCCGATGAGGCCGTGACCATAGCTATAGAGGACAATCCCGTGCTGAAGGCTGCCGCCGCTTCCGTGGAGGCAGGGGCTAAGCAGGTGGAGATTGACCGTACCCGTTTTTACCCCACCTTCAATCTTTTTGCAGAAGCCCGCCGCCGTGAAAACGACAACGGCGACTCCGGCGTACGCGACAACTCCGCCGTGGGCGTGGAAATGGCATGGAACCTGTTCTCCGGCTTCGGAGACGAATCGCAGTTGCGTGCATCCCGTGCCTCGGTGGCGCAGGCCCGTTACGCACAGGCCGACCTGCGCCGCAGCATTGAGCAGAACGTGCGCACCGCATGGCAGGATTTGCGTACCAACCGTCGCAATGCCACCCTGCTGCGGGAGCAGACGGATATTCTGGGCGAGTTTATGGATCTGGCCAAGCGTGAGCGCACGCTGGGAACCCGCTCGCTGCTGGACGTGCTGGTGGCGGAAGTGAACTACATCAACGCCGTTAGCGCCGCACTGGCTGCCGAGGCAGACGCCATTCGTTCCGGGTACGCCACGCTGCATGCCATGGGCAAACTGGAAGTGAGCCTGTTCACCAAGTAG
- a CDS encoding amphi-Trp domain-containing protein has product MEKNKISVTQQLAFADAVAYLEALVQSLKAGRVVVEQGGEQVVLTTPEHLEVTVEARTKKDRQKFALELEWYSAPAVESAAVTISAVPAAPCCTATAATPDTTATTVTVETTQQAPAEENASSEECATPESPASPEPRHITTAQEKNAPQAVAAPAQPNTAKPAPAPEAPASKAPAPKASAGTAGKNAAVPPRSKAPGQKTGKAGNRSAKKQPAGRRTS; this is encoded by the coding sequence ATGGAAAAAAACAAGATCAGCGTAACGCAGCAATTGGCCTTTGCCGATGCCGTTGCGTACCTTGAGGCCCTGGTGCAAAGCCTCAAGGCAGGCAGAGTCGTGGTGGAACAAGGCGGCGAGCAGGTGGTGCTCACCACCCCGGAGCACTTGGAAGTGACCGTGGAAGCCAGAACGAAAAAGGACAGGCAGAAGTTTGCTCTGGAACTGGAATGGTACTCCGCTCCGGCCGTGGAATCCGCAGCTGTGACCATCTCGGCGGTACCCGCCGCCCCCTGCTGCACAGCAACCGCAGCGACACCAGATACCACGGCTACCACGGTCACAGTGGAAACCACACAGCAAGCCCCTGCGGAGGAAAACGCTTCCTCTGAGGAATGCGCGACTCCCGAATCTCCTGCCTCGCCGGAGCCGCGCCATATAACCACCGCGCAGGAAAAAAACGCACCACAAGCCGTTGCGGCACCGGCACAGCCAAATACCGCCAAACCCGCTCCGGCACCGGAGGCCCCGGCATCAAAAGCCCCGGCACCCAAAGCCTCAGCCGGGACAGCGGGAAAGAATGCGGCAGTACCCCCCCGCAGCAAAGCTCCCGGCCAGAAAACAGGCAAGGCGGGCAACCGCAGCGCAAAAAAACAGCCCGCAGGCAGACGCACCAGCTAA
- a CDS encoding response regulator, giving the protein MPPLNILVVDDEQIVALDIRRTLERLGYSVPAIVADGPTAIRKATELRPGLVLMDIRLKGEMDGIQAAGIISGKLKIPVIYLTAYSDQATLERAKTSNPFGFLIKPFEERELHSTIEIALLKHSAERRLEDARRKAEQDNLAKSGYFADMSHEIRNSLNGIMGMADLALDTPLSEEQREYLTTIVDSAENLLAILNDVLDISRIEARRLSLTEKPFDIARTVAKVVRSVKPDAEKKGLRLSYHLGPGVPATVQGDSGRLHQILANLLGNAVKFTENGTIVVEINLVKGGTPEMPDAHSLPAEESLQLLFSVRDTGLGIPENRLSTIFERYRQVDRETEQEHVGSGLGLAICKELVDLMDGKMWVRSRLNHGSTFYFTAHFTPCERHVPDIRHSGVGQAVLPQAMRRLSVLTADDNLVSRNLVRMLLEKQGHSCTTASNGLEMLALLAQDRYDLVLTNIQMPRMGGLEAVRRIRSGTADGVPQDIPIIAVTAHALKGDRERFIEAGMTDYIAKPLHAERFYEVINRVFTNERTADEDAPQPHQGDVLPLLDTADVLRRMQGDTLLVRAIWQSFLADSHEQMADIREALRGQGTRLDITRAEVSLGATMALATASRNIGASELAATADLCADALRHGERERAATAIRRLEETLSHTLSIMDTSMKSL; this is encoded by the coding sequence ATGCCCCCGCTGAACATCCTTGTCGTGGACGATGAACAGATCGTGGCGCTGGATATCAGACGCACTCTGGAACGTCTGGGATACTCCGTCCCCGCCATTGTCGCAGACGGTCCCACCGCCATCCGCAAGGCAACAGAACTGCGTCCCGGCCTTGTCCTTATGGACATCCGCCTGAAGGGCGAAATGGACGGCATACAGGCCGCGGGCATCATTTCCGGCAAACTCAAGATCCCTGTCATCTACCTCACCGCCTATTCCGACCAAGCCACGCTTGAACGCGCAAAAACATCCAACCCTTTCGGCTTCCTCATCAAGCCCTTTGAAGAACGCGAACTGCACTCCACCATAGAAATAGCCCTGCTCAAACACTCCGCAGAGCGCAGACTGGAAGACGCACGGCGCAAAGCAGAGCAGGATAACCTTGCCAAATCAGGCTATTTCGCCGACATGAGCCACGAAATACGCAACTCGCTCAACGGCATCATGGGCATGGCAGACCTCGCGCTGGACACCCCCCTCTCCGAAGAGCAGCGCGAATATCTTACCACCATCGTGGATTCGGCGGAAAACCTGCTCGCCATCCTCAATGATGTGCTGGATATCTCGCGCATAGAGGCCCGGCGGCTTTCCCTCACGGAAAAACCGTTCGATATAGCCCGCACCGTTGCCAAGGTGGTCCGCAGCGTAAAGCCGGATGCGGAAAAGAAAGGACTGCGCCTTTCCTACCATCTGGGACCGGGCGTGCCTGCCACCGTGCAGGGCGATTCCGGCAGGCTGCACCAGATTCTCGCCAACCTGCTGGGCAACGCTGTCAAGTTCACGGAAAACGGCACTATTGTCGTGGAGATAAATCTGGTCAAAGGCGGCACGCCGGAAATGCCGGACGCGCACTCCCTCCCTGCGGAAGAGAGTCTGCAACTGCTCTTTTCCGTACGTGATACCGGCTTAGGCATACCGGAGAACAGGCTCTCCACCATTTTCGAACGCTACAGACAGGTAGACAGGGAAACAGAGCAGGAACATGTGGGGTCCGGCCTCGGCCTTGCTATCTGTAAAGAACTTGTGGACCTTATGGATGGAAAAATGTGGGTGCGCAGCCGCCTCAACCACGGCAGTACCTTCTACTTCACCGCCCATTTCACCCCCTGCGAACGCCACGTGCCGGACATCCGCCATTCAGGCGTCGGGCAGGCCGTTCTCCCGCAGGCTATGCGCAGGCTCTCCGTGCTCACGGCAGACGACAACCTCGTCAGCCGCAACCTTGTGCGCATGCTGCTGGAAAAACAGGGGCACAGTTGCACCACCGCCTCCAACGGCTTGGAAATGCTTGCGCTTCTGGCGCAGGACCGCTACGACCTTGTGCTCACCAACATCCAGATGCCCCGCATGGGCGGACTGGAGGCTGTGCGGCGCATACGTTCGGGCACTGCAGACGGCGTGCCGCAGGACATTCCCATCATCGCGGTCACCGCCCACGCCCTGAAGGGCGACCGCGAACGGTTCATAGAAGCAGGCATGACGGACTACATTGCCAAGCCCCTGCACGCGGAACGTTTTTACGAGGTCATCAACCGGGTGTTCACCAACGAACGCACAGCCGATGAAGATGCGCCGCAACCCCATCAGGGCGATGTGCTGCCGCTTCTGGATACGGCGGATGTGCTCCGGCGCATGCAGGGCGATACCCTGCTCGTGCGGGCTATATGGCAATCCTTTCTTGCCGATTCGCACGAACAGATGGCAGACATCCGCGAGGCATTGCGCGGTCAGGGTACACGGCTGGACATCACCCGTGCGGAAGTAAGCCTGGGCGCGACCATGGCCCTTGCCACCGCATCCCGCAACATCGGTGCATCGGAACTGGCAGCCACGGCAGACCTGTGTGCCGATGCGTTGCGCCACGGCGAGCGGGAGCGCGCTGCCACAGCCATCCGCAGGCTGGAAGAAACGCTCTCCCATACCCTGAGCATCATGGACACAAGCATGAAAAGCCTGTAG